A region from the Carassius carassius chromosome 33, fCarCar2.1, whole genome shotgun sequence genome encodes:
- the LOC132114210 gene encoding probable G-protein coupled receptor 101, producing MPTFPPLGSNSSRVPWDPGAPSLVNTMVKMVLISVIACTSLFGNVVVLLVFQRKPQLLHVANRFVLNLLLADLLQTVLVMPFAIAATVPEVWPLDSRLCQALVVLMHLFAFASVNTIIVVSVDRYLAIIHPLSYPTRMTPHLGTNLIALTWLLSVLQSTPPLYGWGTIEFDRRYNTCTVVWSSSYSYSALVSALSFWLPVVIMLCCYWMVFRAARRQNALVHPIQSNPPPDSQASCSSPQRHPQPEGPFSATYPIRTRHRRFHYHCKAARVVFVIMASYVFSMGPYSVLSTISIYSSAAVPPWLASVALILFFLQCCLHPYIYGYMHRSVRKEFLALLCGPLCGQGRISQGSAVDSCFTVTDGRLAHTHLSSQAARVCPLRTWEEGTTSSSPTERRSKDSRKETTSISLSSEKELTVHSHTNSQPEETPTSKF from the coding sequence ATGCCCACCTTTCCACCTCTGGGCAGTAACTCCAGCAGAGTGCCTTGGGACCCAGGCGCGCCTTCTTTAGTGAACACTATGGTGAAGATGGTTCTTATATCGGTGATCGCATGCACCTCACTTTTCGGAAACGTTGTGGTGCTGCTGGTATTCCAGCGCAAGCCGCAGCTTCTCCATGTTGCCAACCGTTTCGTGCTTAACCTGCTCCTAGCCGACCTACTGCAGACGGTGCTGGTCATGCCCTTCGCCATCGCCGCCACTGTGCCTGAGGTCTGGCCGCTGGATTCCCGGCTGTGCCAGGCTCTCGTGGTGCTCATGCATCTGTTTGCATTCGCTAGCGTCAACACCATCATCGTGGTGTCTGTGGATCGCTACCTGGCCATTATCCACCCACTGTCCTATCCCACCCGAATGACACCTCACCTGGGTACCAACCTGATTGCTCTCACATGGCTTCTCAGTGTGCTTCAGAGCACCCCGCCGCTTTATGGATGGGGAACCATCGAATTCGACCGGCGCTACAACACATGCACTGTTGTGTGGTCCTCAAGCTACTCGTATTCAGCCCTGGTGTCCGCTCTTTCGTTCTGGCTGCCTGTGGTGATCATGCTTTGCTGTTATTGGATGGTGTTCAGAGCAGCAAGGCGGCAGAATGCTCTAGTTCACCCCATCCAATCCAACCCCCCTCCAGATTCCCAAGCATCCTGTTCCAGTCCACAAAGGCATCCGCAGCCAGAAGGCCCCTTTTCAGCCACTTATCCCATCAGGACCCGCCATAGACGCTTCCACTATCACTGTAAGGCTGCGCGGGTGGTGTTCGTCATCATGGCGTCCTATGTGTTCAGCATGGGCCCGTACAGCGTCCTGAGCACGATATCCATATACTCAAGTGCAGCAGTGCCGCCCTGGTTGGCCTCAGTGGCTCTCATTCTTTTCTTCCTGCAGTGCTGCTTACACCCCTACATCTACGGCTACATGCACCGCAGCGTACGCAAGGAGTTCCTGGCGCTGCTCTGCGGGCCACTGTGCGGGCAGGGCCGGATCAGTCAGGGCTCCGCAGTGGACAGCTGCTTCACGGTGACGGATGGACGcctggcacacacacacctgtcaagCCAGGCTGCCCGAGTGTGTCCTCTCCGAACCTGGGAGGAAGGCACCACATCTTCTTCCCCTACAGAGAGGAGGTCTAAAGACAGCCGCAAGGAAACCACCTCCATCAGTCTGAGCTCAGAGAAGGAGCTCACTGTACACAGCCACACCAACAGTCAACCTGAGGAAACACCTACAAGCAAATTTTGA